The stretch of DNA ACACAAAGAATCTCTTTCTCCCTagaggctttgcagaggagaagggCCCTCCCTACATGGAGCATCCTCTTGTTTCTGTCAAATAGCACAACATCTACCGGGTGGGCAAAAAGTGGACCactccctgcagccagcacgTGCACCCCTTCCCATCTACACTGTGGGCAAACTGGTGCCTGGAGCAGTCAGCACACTGCctgcagaaaggagcagcagcttCCTAAATGCTTTGCTTCCCCAGGTTCACTGGCATCTGCACAATATGTGCAACCTTGACCTGCAATGGCAGGTTTCCTGAACAGACTGCTACCgacagtatcttttttttctgcatgtcatACGGGCTTTGGAGTGCAATGGTAGAATTCAACCCAACTATATATGGATTCCTCAAGTCATCAATGTTGGAACTCCTACTAACATTAAAGGGGCCAGATGTAATACACAACATGGTTACTTCTCCTACAGCAACACACCAATGTACACGAACGTAAATTTACAAAGGAGTTAAGCCTTGCGTCTGTCTTTTGTACTTGATCCCAAGATAGAATTTTCATTTCGCCTTATCCAAGAATGATTAGCTCACTCTACAGTAGCTtctgaaaaattgattttggTTCCCTTTTGCTGTATGCAAAAGgcataagaaaacaaatagttATTTACAATACTAGCAGGCATGTATTAAGTAGAAATTACATAAAGGTACTGAACTATAAGTAGTATCTCCACAGAATCTGAAGTGAAAAACTCAACTGACTTTTAAGCAGAGCAAAGACAACGGAAGACTACAGAAAACATATGCATTACTATGCTCCCTGCAACACTACCAGGAACCCCAATAAACATTCTATACTAGGACCATTACGCTTGCAATACCTAAGGCAACAATCTCTTTTTATCCAGCACTACCaggtcttggaaaaaaaaaatgaccttAACAATTATTTTGGTCAGACTGTTTATCTTCAGTATTGCATTACCTCTAATTTTATGGAAATAGTTTTATGATGTGACTTTAACTAATGAAAATTTCTGTAATGAATTCTAAACTCCAGATAGTCACAAGAGATATATAATGTAATTAAAGctatgtattatttttgtcttaGCGTATTATATATCTCCAACCAATCTCAAAAGGAAATGCTTACTATAAACGGCAATAATGATGTAAAATTTTGCCTTGGTTGTAATCTTATAGTGAAATTTATTTGTTCCATAgacatttacattatttttaacttcatttttatggaggctttattaaaagaaatgtaatctGACCAGAAGCCATTCCCTAAAAATAGCTAGTATCCCACATTCCAGTCTTTAGGGAAACCATAGAAAAGTGCAATCACAAAGGCTGTGATGCTTTTAAGCAATATTAGCAAATTCTATTTAGAAGATTTAAAATTGCTGTTTTGAATTACCATTTTCTGCATCTCTTGTTAAGGGTAATTAATCTTTACTCACTGCAAAAGGACTGTTGCACACTCATGAGTGAGCTATACCTGGACCCATGAGAAGCTTATCAAGAAAAAAGTAGTGGCCCAATCACCACTTgtctaaatatattttctatacaaaatattttcaaggtaTAATCCTCAGTTATTTGTACAGTACTCTATGATTTAAACAACAATATTCAGTAAAATAGTAAGTGTGTGAAACTGCAACACCACATGGAATGAGCACTCTGCCATTTTGCTAGTGTAATCAATATTAGGACCAGAAAAATTTTCTAACACACAAGCAAAAATATTCCATAGTTTTTGAATCTTGACTGTACACATCATGATTTTGGCTATGATTTGCAGCACACTCGTAAGATACACAAATATCTTATGCACATTTCAGTAGCAGAATGGCACTTGGCTTGCTCTAATAAGAAACAACAGAGATGCAACTGACAATTTTAAGAAAGACAATGTCCTTATTTGCATGCTGAAAATCTGGTTGTGTCCCCCTAATCCAGGCACATCCATTCATTGTGCAATCTGTCGATGGGTAAACAAATAGTGCAGGATTCATCTCAGTGGGATCTGGCCCTTTGGTCTAACCGAAGTCAATTCTAGGTCGATACTGAAGTACCATAGGGtaagactaaaaataaaagcaaaagaaaaacaacaaaaacagacaagaaaacaTGAGGACATAATTcataaaaactacaaagaaaatactattaaaGATTGCCTTAAGAATAGCCATAGCTTATCTCTAAGACACATGTATATGAGAATCAGTTTTATGTATACGAATAATTCTATACATTTCAACAGTTAAATCCACACCTGTACTTCAAATCTCTATTTAATCTCTAAGTCAGTTAGTTGTAGTTATTTGTCATTAATATAAAATTCCTGTAGctgcttttatatatttcacTTGGAGTGCTCAAACAACTCCTCTTAGTTCTGTGTTGCTGTGTTTGAGAAAAAGCAATCTTGAAATTTTATAGTTTCTAAACCAAAGTATATTTACAGATTATGatctttgatttttatatatacgGAGGTTCCATAGCTATACTAGTAGTCAGCACTAGTTAATGGAAACCAGGCTACTTCtggtattaaaaagaaaaaaaaaagaaaaaaaaaaatcaggtcaaATTGCTGTCAGCTGATTTTCTGAGAGATGAGGGCTAACTTCTCACCCAAATCCAAACTCCTCAGCTTCAGATCCAGtgatacatttttattaattcctACTGGGACAACTGCTGGGATCCCTGAACTGGACAAAACTGTTGTGGAATGGGAGGCAAGAGTGAGTTTCCAGAAAGTGCTGTGGAATGCCTGGGCGCTTGTTGCTGGAAGTGCTTTTTCACTAATTGtcttattttttcagcatgtcagcatttcatttaagtttgatgttttccttttaacttcATTAGGATACTGGACATTTTCTACAGcatgaaacagaggaaaatcttATTGTCTCAGCAGCTTAAATACCTCCTTGCCACAGGGCAGAGGAACATAACTAATATAAATTTCTTATGGTacattcagaaatacaaagaattaCTACAGAAGCTATCATTAAAACCAGGAATATTTTACTGCATCCTTCAAATGCAATTCAGATGAACTTCAGcgaccaaaaaaagaaagataccGCTGCAGAGACTTATACAGGTTAATAAACCTTCCATGCCATGGTAGTGAAAAGGTCACCAGAACTAAATGTGATCACACTTGCTGGGGATTTACAAACTGGAGTGCAGAGAAATCACAACATAAACCAAGAAGTATTCAACAGTAGCAGGATAGCAGGAGCATTTAGAAGAGAAGACAAGGGGCACCATGTGTAGTCTGCATGTGCAATTATCAAATATACATTTGTAGTATCATAAATTACTTGGtctcagatttttatttttatttttgcataggATATGACTACCATATTATTTAAATGGTATTTCACATGTTTTTCACTTTGATTATATAAATTGTCTCTTAAAGTTTTCCGATCTAATTGCAAGTGCACGAAGGCACAGACAGAGCGGTCATCTCACCGAAACTGCCATGTAAACCAGCGAGGCTCTGTGTCTTGCAAATAAATTTACAAAGCAACTGTACAAATAAAATGCACTATGCTGCAACAATTCTAATTATTGAAGTATGCATGACTGCAGTAGGTCACTCCCACCCACAGTGGAGAGTGAACCTCTATCATCAATTTCAACTTTTTGCTcaagcaaaaatattatttcaatcTTCCAAAGTAATTTGTAGAAACTAGTTTAAAATTCTCAATGAtgaaactgaaatactgtttcataTTGGTATGAACCAGATTGATCAATGAAATTCAGAAATCAGCTTCAGTTTGCAGGTTCAGGAGGTTTTGGTTTGTTATATTCTGGAGATTAGGCATTATtccatttctaattttaaaagacGTGAAAGGAATATAGAATTAGAAACAGCTAACATTTCCTTACTCCATTAAAGACAGCATGTGAATTGCCATAAAGAGATGAAACCAACTCGAAGTCTCTCTTGATTCACACTCTTCAGTTTTGGATCCCTCATCAATGACTGCACAATGCTACTAATTAGAAGGATGAGATAGGAAGAAGTAGATAATCCTTCCAGACTGATGCAGGTTATCAGCCCACAGAATATCTCTCTAACAAAACCATAAATGGCCTAATGTAAAGTAAAAGAAACTCCTAAACATTTTGAATGGGTTCTAGTTATTCATTCAATGaagctttttctgaaggaaCAAAAACGCTCAGGCCTTGCTCATAGAGTTTTAGCACTTTGTAGTGTGGAATTATAAAAACTCCACAACTTGGGTTAAATTGAAGTGCTGACAGGACCTTAATGACTGTAGTATGTACAGTCGTGAGTGCCTCTTACCTGATAAAAAGTGCCATCCTGAGAGCAGACTTGCGAAGATGAGCAGTTCTGACACCGAAACTGCGAAGGAGATGATTTTCTGATCAGATAagaggcagccacagctggacaTACACAtttactatttaattttttaaaaattttcaaacgAAGAGCTTAAAAATAacctatttctttaaaacaggaGACTTCTCTAATGCATAAATGGTTATGTTCCCTTTACTACTCTACCTCTTGTAAGGGCCACATGTATGCCAGTAAAAGCTCACAGTGAATAGTACCGAAGTCGGAGATAATGGATTTACTTGACCTTCATCCAAAAGAAAAGACTGTTAATTAATTACCATTGCAAATTCTGTTTTACAACAAGACCCAATGCagttaaggaaaacaaagtcacAGAAGCCCAGATGTCACTGGATTTATTACCAGTGCAATGTAATTTTTACAGAGTTTTGTCTGTCATCTCTGACTTCAGGGGAGTGCTTTAAAACTAcataaaggaaaagatgaacaCATACCTGACTATACTATGCGTACATAAACACAACTTACAAATTTAATCAAGAGTTGTCAACTCTTATATTCACTTCATGTTAAAAACTACAGTTCtgagaattttgaaaaattttaacCAGTACAAATAATGTCCTTTTTGTCAAGATGATAGTTACTGTTGCTTCCAAACCAATGCAACTGACAGAAGTCCATTTgtaggcaggagctgcaggactgTCATTGAAGAATTCCACTATCACTAAAGTTTTTGCCGATGGCAAGCCAAACAAACACCCACTGGTTTCATGGCAGTGCTGGAAAAAGTACTACTTAAAGCTATGTATTGGTGCCATACTGGGGTTTCAGCAATCATCAAATTTCAGTGCAATATTACTTTCAAATTTAATGACCACATTAACTCCCCTAATTTATATCAAAGTCtatccttccccctcccccttcagATTAAGTTAAAACTTAAAACAAACTTGTGAATTGTTAACTTCACAGTATGCTTAatcctctgtcttctctgtccATGCCCCAGTGCTTTTGTGCTGAGTACTaggaagcttaaaaaaacccacaaaccaaaccaagcaaaCCGAAAGTTTTACATATCAGTATATTAACGTGTGTTAAGTGCTTAACCTCAGCGGCACTCCAATATAGCCTCCACTGGTAGCGACAGACAACAAATCTACACACACTACAAAGTAATAGAGTGAAGAACAATCAATGGCCACACACAAATGTatagaagaaagagaagaaatggggATATGacttctaacaaaaaaaaattaaatacacagGTAATATACAGGCTACTAAATCAGAGTACCagacctgaaaaaaatgtcttttagtCAGTTAGATATTGCAATTCTAAAATATACACACGCAGCAAGGAAAACCCATTTAGCTGTCTTATCTGGACGTTAGTGTTACACAGTATGTCTAAAAAACTGGGTGTAGTATTAACAGAAATAGTAATAAGACAATTAGATTTCACcagtaatttttcagtgtcACTTTCAGTTTACCGACTGAATAAAAGATACTTAATAAAGAACTGCTGGATGCAGATTCCCCAACTATTGTAACTGAAAAGGTCACTAAAAGAAAATTTGCTGAAAAAGAACAAGTGCTTGGGTTTTCAGATACTTGGCTTAAACCTCTGAGTAGAACTTGCACGTAAAATTTGTATACTTGCTATTTTTAGTTTCAGAATCTTCACAATATACGTGCTGCAGGGTTTCACTCATAGGGTTTAACAtaagaaatccagaaaacatgcaaaatgcatttttaaataagggGGTTTTGTACCCAGCTGTGAAAGCATGTGTAGTCCCTATAATAAATATACCAAACCATCATTTATTAATAATGTAACAGCATTTACGTTTTCGCCTCTTAGTCTCCATCTTGTCATATAGATGAATTCCATAGTATGATCCTTCCCCATGATTTCTCCATTGCATAGTACATCCAGCTTAAAATACAACAGAACAAACAGTAAGAGAAAGGGATGCAAAATTTTAATGTCTAAATGAACTCCTAAGTGAATCTCTGACAGTTAATCGCTCAAACTCCTATTATTATACAGTAATTCTATCAGACACATACATAAAATCTGGATTAATACAACATGCTAACACTGCTATTTTGTACGCTAGTATTTCACTTTATTCTTTCACTTTTGTGTTTTCAATTAATGTGTGGACAGAAGAAAGTCTGCTAAACTAGACAGGAAATCACTAGTCGAAAAACACACCCTGTATTTATTAATACTACACAGTATCTGTTTGAAGAAAATGCCTTGTATGTATTTTGAAGGCTTTCTTGCTGCATCAACAGTCTTTCAAACAGAAAGATATAAACCAGAAGTactttaattttagtttttaaaaataaatgataaagTCATTTTACAAAGTTAAAACCCCCTATAAATTACAAGGCAGATGTAATTCTGAGTGTACAAACATGATTCTTCGTTaactgaagacaaaagaaaaagagaagtaatgattttatgtgaaaaatgaCTGGTTTAAACTGCATCATAGCATCTTACTTCTAGCCTCCACTGAAAATGTTTGACAATACTATAGCCATAATGCTTttctagttgttttttttttttaaattcaggttttgAAGTAAACTGATACTGCGTAACACAAACCATTAAGGTGCCAGAGATAGATTAAATTAACATAATTAGCAAAACCAAATGACATCAAAATGGCTGGTCAGCATATCATGATACGGTGACAAGCTCCTGTGTATAGCTCTGCACCCAGGCTAACTCAGCCCTACCTCTGACCAAAGCTGGGAGGCTGCCGTTTGTGCTAGAGGCAGCATGCAGTTCATGGAGTCATTGACTAGTAAGAGAACCGGCTGAACAAAGAGTCTGTGCTGAGGTCAAAATTCCTGTATCCCTGGGAAGAGgggaagcagaggcaggagtCTCACACTTCCCAGTTCCACCCTGAATCACAACTACTACTATGTTAGAAAATCCCCCCAGGGAACAGTCTTGGCCAAGATCAAACCACTCACGTAGCAAAGACCCTCTCTCCATCAAATTCTACCTAATTCCAATGAAGGTGCAAAAAAAGTCTCTGCATTCTGAAAGATTCAAATGGTATCGCTCctcatttcttcaaaattactGGAGACTTTCTTACATCTAAAGACAACAGAACTGCAGAGTAATTTGGTGTATGTCTAGTTGAGCTCTCGTTTTCCTCAGTAACTACAAGCCCAAACCTGTATTAAGTGACTTTTTTATAAGccacatggaaaaagaaagcatttattttttacatcaaAATATCAAAACCTTATGTATCTGTTCCTTCCCAGGTGAGCAACAAACTGAAGTTACTAGAATTGTGTGAGTTCCTTGATCAGTAACTTCAATCACTGTGTAAAATGATCACTTCTCActtaagggaagaaaatacagcttggAATACTGAACAGTACGTAGTGATTGGGCTAAAAATATTCCTCAAATTCAAGTATGACTACATTTCATAAAAACCTACTACTTTgtagggaaataaaaatacaagcatCATTCTTTTAAATGTACCTCGTAAGAACTtggaagttttaattttaagctGAGAAACTTTTTTATAGTTCCCACGGTCACTCGAGTAGAACAGCGGataaatttcttcattaaaccctaaagcaacagcaacaaaacagaaaaaacatgttagAAATTTTGAGGCACGTAAGCAATCTTTAGTGCAAGGACAGCTgtaattgatatttttttcaactaGTAACCAATTCTTTAGAACTCTCTTCTAATCCATATTGGCACCACAGATTcatttttgttcaaaatttACAGGATGACAAACAAGTTCATTTGACCCATCTCTGGTTCTACAGAAATTTCcaaaagaagggaggaaagaaaataaaacaaacaaccacACACTAAACCACCAAAAGCCCCAGAATTTAAATAATCTGAGTGTCTGTGTTGGTAACACTGGGGGTAAAACAGATGTTACATTTCTTTAGAATTTCTTCAGTCCTTGAGAGAAAGGGGAACTAAAACCATCCTCAAATAATCTAGGTAAAATACAGGGAAGCTACACACATCTGAGACATGATCTATTATCACAGAATCTGTGATCCAGAACCTAATAGCTTTGATTcaacaggaaagctggaaaCCTGCGACTCCTACATAGTGATGGAGATAAAGATTTCTTACTGTGTATAGCATGAACAGAGAGTGGtaacacatacatatattttcttgctgaatcagaacttttttcctgtgtaagaACTTCCAAAATAATACATGTGATGTAGCATACAGATAATGTTAGTGTTTTATTAGACAAatctttagtattttttttaatttttgtctttgtaaacACTTTCTTCTAGACTCGATACCATTAGGTAATGTTcccttcaggaacagaaacCAAGTATCTGTAATTCTTAAATCAGCAGTTAGCAGGTATTAGTCTCcacattttacagatggaaGTGACCTGCCTAAGGCCACAGATGACACATCAGTGTCAGAATCAGGTTTACAGCTCAGAAGATCTGGATCCCAGTCACCCAGTGCACAACgtatctgaaaagcagcttcatGCTGGCATGTTAAGACAGCGGTCTTGGAAGCGTGAGGCAGCTCACCTACAGCTAGCTTTTTAAGTACCTCCATAGTATGCTGTCATCTGCTGTGTAATGCAGTTATATACCATCAGGGCTGTAGGCTACAGAACTATAATCCattagaaaagaataaaaatccacTGTCACAGATGGATTCCTATATGGAACTGTATCTTCTACAAAACTCCAAGATGTATTGTAACGTCTTAAACAAAAGGACTAAATGAGTGTGGAAGTGGAGACAGGTCACCACCTTCAAAGTTCATTGTTGATAgttataaaattatttggttCCGGTAAGATGCTATTCTGCCAGCAATAACAACAGCACAGATTATCTTTACTACTCACTTTGACTACATTATCTCCTGACTGCCCATTGTTGCGTAAACAGTCGAGGCAGATCGCAATCTGTGGGTCACTCCTGTGATAGTCTTTatcttcttcattttcatcacACTCCTCATCTACTTTGGGTTTATCAGCTTTTGGGCTTTCATctgtaaaaatacaaagatgaaattatttaagtgtaaaataattacaagtCACAGTAGCAAGAAACACATATTTAAAGTAATACTTCATTTTCAAgagcatattttttcttcaaattaactTTATACAATTTTAATTCAGTGCGTTCTTAAATTGATCAATTTACAaatctctgaaaacaaagttttactacttaaattttaaagtaatatgCAAACAACAGATTTCTGTGTGACACAGTGATGGGCCACTAATGGTTATGGCTGTATACTTCTGTTTGTGTACAGTGATTAACACCCTGCCACTGTACATGCATCAAGATCACTCAGCCACATAAACCTACTCTATGGCATGGCAGTTCACTGccaaaaaataattgctttaaatAAACAGTGGAATAATTAATCCCAACCCTTGTATATCAAAGCAACATGGGTAATCAATTAACTGCCTGCCACAATGATCCAGCGGAAACAAGTTCCTGAAATGTTATCATGAAGTAAACTAAGGGAAGATAAAAAACTTGACTTTCACTTTTGACCTGGTATAAGTACTGTAATTGCAAAAATTCCAGGTGTCACTCTCCAGAAGGATTTTATAACCAAAGAGTCATATACCTACTTATTcccctttaaaaacaaagaatacagaaaagagGAATGGTCCCCATACTTTTGGCAGATCACATAATCCTATATAATCACATATACCATGTTATCTCTCTTCACCGATGCTCTTACATGCTCTACTGATTCCTAGTTTAAAAATCGAACTCTTTGGAAAAGGTAACACCTACAGTTTTCCAAGATTTAGCATAGTTGAACACTTGGATGTTAAGACTAGCAAGTACATCTAGATAAGGCCACAACATATGTAAATAACCATACAATGAACCACAAAATGGAGTAATCTTTACAGATTTGGAATCCAATATACAACGACCCtattatttaaatttgtttttttctgtatctccAAGCCAtctattttgatttaaaacaaattttaaactGTTGGAATAAAACACTATCACAAGTAACTTGAATAAGCTACTTGTGCATTTCATGAAAAACTTTCAGATCACATTCTGCTGTTTTCCTACACTTACACAAACTTTTGAAGTCATTTAGAAGAGTTAAGATGGGAAGATAGAATGAAAACTTTAAGAAGTATCAAACCACACCTAAGTTTCTAGGCACAGTAATTCGttcattttattctgttcatATATTCAAGATGAGTTTTAAGCTACATTCATTACTTTTGTCTCTcaaaattttgaagtattttataatGATAGATTTCTCCACATCTCCCTACTAGCTATTGACACATTTACTTGAATGTGTATCGTACATGCATTTTGTTGCTATCATTTTGCTATGAACAGTTTACAGTATCAAActacaaattcttttttttctttttgtgaaaatCCAGGAAATTAACTCTTTTAAGCAAGCAGGTGCAGTCTACCTGTCACAAGCATTTGTGTGAGGAGTTTGACTATGAGTCACAGATTCTTTGGTAATGCCAACACATCCACAACTTTCAACAGTTATCATTGCTGAGTAATAGAGGCA from Falco biarmicus isolate bFalBia1 chromosome 9, bFalBia1.pri, whole genome shotgun sequence encodes:
- the PCGF5 gene encoding polycomb group RING finger protein 5 isoform X1, with amino-acid sequence MATQRRHLVKDFNPHITCYICKGYLIKPTTVTECLHTFCKTCIVQHFEDSNDCPRCGNQVHETNPLEMLRLDNTLEEIIFKLVPGLREQELQREIEFWKKNKPQENGQDESPKADKPKVDEECDENEEDKDYHRSDPQIAICLDCLRNNGQSGDNVVKGLMKKFIRCSTRVTVGTIKKFLSLKLKLPSSYELDVLCNGEIMGKDHTMEFIYMTRWRLRGENFRCQNCSSSQVCSQDGTFYQSYPMVLQYRPRIDFG
- the PCGF5 gene encoding polycomb group RING finger protein 5 isoform X2 codes for the protein MATQRRHLVKDFNPHITCYICKGYLIKPTTVTECLHTFCKTCIVQHFEDSNDCPRCGNQVHETNPLEMLRLDNTLEEIIFKLVPGLREQELQREIEFWKKNKPQENGQDESPKADKPKVDEECDENEEDKDYHRSDPQIAICLDCLRNNGQSGDNVVKGLMKKFIRCSTRVTVGTIKKFLSLKLKLPSSYELDVLCNGEIMGKDHTMEFIYMTRWRLRGENSYPMVLQYRPRIDFG